In a genomic window of Nocardiopsis mwathae:
- a CDS encoding ester cyclase produces the protein MTNAAEANKALILRLYEEAVNQGLYEQVADEITAPDAIMHNALYSGQVGPEVIKSTWRSLHESFSYLRFEIEGIVAENDEVAVRGVTTGLHTGTFRGHAPTGKRISQRAHVFYRIKGGCISEVWPLVDHMGLQAQIQGD, from the coding sequence ATGACGAACGCCGCTGAGGCCAACAAAGCCTTGATCCTGCGTCTGTACGAAGAAGCGGTTAATCAGGGATTATACGAGCAGGTGGCCGACGAGATCACTGCGCCGGACGCAATCATGCACAACGCCCTCTACTCGGGACAGGTCGGCCCCGAGGTCATCAAGTCGACATGGCGGTCGCTGCACGAGTCGTTCAGTTACCTGCGTTTCGAGATTGAAGGAATCGTCGCCGAAAATGACGAGGTAGCAGTGCGCGGGGTGACGACCGGATTGCACACCGGAACCTTCCGCGGGCACGCCCCAACCGGAAAGCGGATATCTCAGCGCGCCCATGTCTTCTACCGTATCAAGGGCGGCTGCATATCTGAGGTTTGGCCGCTGGTGGACCATATGGGGCTGCAGGCGCAGATCCAAGGAGACTGA
- a CDS encoding IS3 family transposase (programmed frameshift), which yields MSRASKYSPEFREEAVRIAIESGRPIAHVAKELGVNSETLRTWVKRHQESRAPEEPGLDLSERARLRELERINREQAKEIEFPKKSGRVLREGSSVSDKYEFIETMRFDDTAKYAFTVDFMCSRLDVSRSGYYEWRARPESATHQRREHLKLLIEKAFDDSEGTYGHRRVHAQLQRWDVQAGPELVRLLMRQMGLEPCQPRPARGCLTDPDGTADIPDLVQRDFTAPAPGMKLVGDVTYIPTWEGWLYLATVIDCCTKEVIGYAMGDHYRTPLIIQALKNAQRNGKVSAGAIFHSDRGSNYTSRGFGEFLAEHGFQRSVGRTGICYDNALAESFFGALKNERVNRMVYPTREGARRDITCYIEHWYNHRRLHSALGYNTPAEVYAAHQEMRLAA from the exons TTGAGCAGGGCAAGCAAGTACTCGCCGGAGTTCCGCGAGGAAGCAGTACGAATCGCGATCGAGTCCGGGCGTCCGATCGCGCATGTCGCCAAGGAACTCGGTGTCAACTCCGAAACCCTGCGCACGTGGGTCAAACGCCATCAAGAGAGCCGCGCCCCCGAAGAACCCGGACTCGACCTGAGCGAGCGCGCCCGCCTCCGGGAACTCGAACGGATCAACCGCGAACAGGCCAAAGAAATCGAGTTTC CTAAAAAAAGCGGCCGCGTACTTCGCGAAGGATCGTCCGTAAGCGACAAATACGAGTTCATCGAGACCATGCGTTTCGATGACACCGCGAAGTACGCCTTCACCGTCGACTTCATGTGCTCCCGCCTCGACGTGTCCCGATCGGGGTACTACGAATGGCGAGCCCGACCGGAATCAGCAACCCATCAGCGGCGAGAACACCTGAAACTCCTCATCGAAAAGGCCTTCGACGACTCCGAGGGAACCTACGGCCACCGGCGGGTGCATGCCCAGCTCCAGCGCTGGGATGTGCAGGCCGGCCCCGAGCTGGTGCGCCTGCTCATGCGACAGATGGGCCTGGAGCCCTGCCAACCGCGCCCTGCCCGCGGGTGCCTGACCGACCCCGACGGCACCGCCGACATCCCCGACCTGGTCCAGCGCGACTTCACCGCCCCGGCGCCCGGTATGAAACTCGTCGGTGATGTCACTTACATTCCTACGTGGGAAGGGTGGCTGTACCTGGCGACCGTGATCGACTGCTGCACCAAGGAAGTCATCGGATACGCGATGGGCGACCACTACCGCACCCCGCTCATCATCCAAGCGCTGAAGAACGCTCAGCGAAACGGAAAGGTATCCGCAGGCGCAATCTTCCACTCTGATCGTGGCAGCAACTACACTTCACGGGGTTTCGGCGAATTCCTCGCCGAACACGGATTCCAGCGCTCGGTCGGCCGAACCGGGATCTGCTACGACAATGCCCTGGCCGAGTCGTTCTTCGGTGCGCTGAAGAACGAGCGGGTGAACCGCATGGTGTATCCCACTCGTGAAGGCGCCCGGCGCGACATCACTTGCTATATCGAGCACTGGTACAATCATAGGCGCCTGCACTCCGCACTGGGATACAACACGCCCGCGGAGGTATACGCAGCCCATCAGGAGATGCGATTGGCCGCGTGA
- the istB gene encoding IS21-like element helper ATPase IstB → MNRRHSLTEPASDAAIDSACRALRLPTMRAQFSELADRAERDHLSYRGFLAELLMAQCDDRDRRRSERRIRAAKFPREKSLRDFDYDANPNVTPAVVNNLATCDWIRRGEPLCLIGDSGTGKSHLLIALGTAAAMAGFRVKYTLAAKLVNELVEAADDKQLTKTIARYGRVDLLCIDELGYLELDRRGAEMLFQVLTEREEKNSVAIASNESFGGWGKTFTDPRLCAAIIDRLTFNGTIVETGSDSYRLAHTKARQQQAAMR, encoded by the coding sequence GTGAACCGCCGCCATTCCCTGACCGAGCCGGCTTCTGATGCCGCGATCGATTCGGCTTGCCGGGCGCTTCGCCTGCCCACGATGCGCGCGCAGTTCTCCGAACTCGCCGATCGGGCCGAGCGCGACCACTTGTCCTACCGGGGGTTCTTGGCCGAGCTTCTGATGGCCCAGTGCGACGACCGGGACCGCCGACGCTCCGAGCGGCGGATCCGGGCGGCGAAGTTCCCTCGGGAGAAGTCGCTGCGCGACTTCGACTACGACGCCAATCCCAACGTCACCCCGGCGGTGGTCAACAATCTGGCCACCTGCGACTGGATCCGGCGGGGAGAGCCGCTCTGCCTGATCGGCGATTCGGGGACCGGTAAGTCCCATCTGCTGATCGCGTTGGGCACCGCGGCGGCGATGGCGGGCTTCCGGGTCAAGTACACCCTGGCCGCGAAGCTGGTCAACGAGCTGGTCGAGGCCGCCGATGACAAGCAGCTGACCAAGACCATCGCCCGCTATGGACGGGTGGATCTTCTCTGCATCGATGAGCTGGGGTATCTCGAGCTTGATCGCCGGGGAGCCGAGATGTTGTTCCAGGTGCTGACCGAGCGCGAGGAGAAGAACAGCGTCGCGATCGCATCGAATGAGTCGTTCGGCGGGTGGGGCAAGACGTTCACCGATCCCCGTCTTTGCGCGGCGATCATCGACCGGTTGACCTTCAACGGCACGATCGTGGAGACCGGCAGTGATTCCTACCGGCTGGCGCATACCAAGGCCCGCCAGCAGCAGGCCGCGATGAGGTAG
- a CDS encoding reverse transcriptase/maturase family protein gives MFNPQLYLLAYGRIYANSGAMTPGATQETVDGMSLRTIERIIAAMRQERYRFRPVRRVHIPKKDGKTRPLGMPTWSDKLVGEVVRLLLEAYYEPVFSDRSHGFRPGKGCHTALREVANTWTGTTWFVECDIADCFGSFDHDVMIAILSEKIHDNRFLRLVRNMLTAGYLEDFRWGATLSGVPQGGIASPVLSNIYLHKLDVFIETVLIPEFTRGRLRARNPEYRKTEQEIVRARRRGDRAQVRSLYRQLHSLPSQDPRDPGYRRLRYCRYADDSLLGFAGPKAEAEQIKQRLRRFLREDLKLELSEDKTLVTHARSQRARFLGYEISVASRNRRTRRPSATDRRNRRSLNGTIVLHVPASVVKAKSAPYLSRGQPARRNPMVNDHDYSIVARYGAEYRGIVQYYLLASDVFRLHRLRCGYDGVKWPHQDDLNWPHPGATSDRHDALIRPRDDGSNWPHPSTTSSRPAAGGPWYAPAGRNHCRSPRSCR, from the coding sequence ATGTTCAACCCGCAGTTGTATCTGCTGGCCTATGGGCGCATCTACGCCAACAGCGGAGCGATGACGCCGGGGGCCACGCAGGAGACCGTGGACGGCATGTCCCTGCGCACGATCGAGCGGATCATTGCGGCAATGCGCCAGGAGCGCTACCGGTTCCGCCCGGTGCGCAGGGTGCACATCCCCAAGAAGGACGGGAAGACGCGCCCGCTGGGCATGCCGACCTGGTCGGACAAACTCGTCGGTGAAGTGGTGCGGCTGTTGTTGGAGGCCTACTACGAGCCGGTGTTCTCCGACCGCTCCCACGGGTTTCGGCCCGGGAAGGGCTGCCACACCGCCTTGCGGGAGGTGGCCAACACCTGGACCGGGACCACCTGGTTCGTCGAGTGCGACATCGCCGACTGCTTCGGGTCATTCGACCACGATGTGATGATCGCGATCCTGTCGGAGAAGATCCACGACAACCGGTTCCTGCGGCTGGTGCGGAACATGCTGACGGCCGGATACCTGGAGGACTTCAGGTGGGGTGCGACCCTCAGCGGGGTTCCCCAAGGCGGAATCGCCTCGCCTGTACTGTCCAACATCTACCTGCACAAGCTGGACGTCTTCATCGAGACAGTGCTGATCCCGGAATTCACCCGGGGCAGGCTCCGGGCACGCAACCCGGAGTACCGCAAGACCGAGCAGGAGATCGTCCGGGCCCGCCGCCGAGGCGACCGCGCCCAGGTGCGATCCCTCTACCGGCAGCTGCATAGCCTGCCCAGCCAGGATCCCCGTGACCCGGGCTACCGCAGGCTGCGCTACTGCAGATACGCCGATGACAGCCTGCTCGGGTTCGCCGGGCCTAAAGCCGAAGCCGAGCAGATCAAACAGCGTCTGAGGCGGTTCCTGCGCGAGGACCTCAAGCTGGAACTCTCCGAAGACAAGACGCTGGTCACCCATGCCCGCAGCCAGCGGGCCAGGTTCCTCGGCTATGAGATCTCGGTCGCCAGCCGCAACCGCAGAACACGGCGCCCCTCCGCGACCGACCGGCGCAACCGCCGGTCGCTGAACGGGACCATCGTCCTGCACGTGCCTGCGTCCGTGGTCAAGGCCAAGTCCGCTCCGTACTTGTCGCGCGGCCAACCCGCACGCCGGAACCCGATGGTCAACGATCACGACTACAGCATCGTTGCCCGCTACGGGGCCGAGTACCGGGGCATCGTCCAGTACTACCTCCTCGCCAGCGACGTCTTCCGGCTGCACCGGCTGCGCTGTGGCTATGACGGTGTGAAATGGCCCCACCAGGACGACTTGAACTGGCCCCACCCCGGGGCCACTTCGGACCGTCATGACGCCCTGATTCGGCCCCGCGATGACGGCTCGAACTGGCCCCACCCCTCGACTACCTCATCGCGGCCTGCTGCTGGCGGGCCTTGGTATGCGCCAGCCGGTAGGAATCACTGCCGGTCTCCACGATCGTGCCGTTGA
- a CDS encoding IS3 family transposase codes for MVCSIGDSYDNALAEVFHSLFKAELIRNRGPWTSFDELAIAVAEYIDWFNRSLHGEIGLVPPAEFESDFYQHKHVSAEADASVGSLH; via the coding sequence TTGGTCTGCAGCATCGGCGATTCCTACGACAACGCGCTGGCCGAAGTGTTCCACTCGCTGTTCAAGGCCGAGCTCATTCGCAATCGGGGCCCGTGGACGAGCTTCGATGAGTTGGCGATCGCGGTGGCCGAGTACATCGACTGGTTCAACCGCAGCCTGCACGGAGAGATCGGGCTGGTCCCGCCAGCGGAGTTCGAATCAGACTTCTACCAGCACAAACACGTGTCAGCAGAGGCTGACGCGTCAGTCGGAAGTCTCCACTAA
- a CDS encoding BTAD domain-containing putative transcriptional regulator, with translation MITSDLGEFERLAAIGYDDLKRGCYDAASARLSEALALWRGTALTGATEFLADAEQPRFTEFKMAALEGRVEADLALGKHDQLVLELNDLVERFPLRERIRAQLMTALYCCGRQADALEVYRRGRELLAEHLGVDPSAMLNNVFQSILNGELTLEVPGAPTRKLNVTSRTAERPALLPPDLADFTGRESHLRRLFAEMRSEGRGPLAISGMVGTGKSSLAVHLANQCLPDFPDGHLYVNMKGGDDLFQVLGKFIEALGLDGELPQSLEERTQLYRAKLADRRMLILIDNAQNESQARMLLPSIGRARGIVTSRVRLAVLDGARRVDLGPFERAEALELLGKVIGPGRVGAETVAAERLVELCEHLPLAVRIAAARLAARPHWSLARLLRRMSDGSQSRLDELRISNLDLRAALKQNYDPLPATKKAALQRLALLGTYTIPVWAAAAALNVPEREAEDLLEELVDARVISVGGPDREGRFRYRLPELFLLLLMEQGEREYAKAEQTAVHTRVLQTCVSRMRVAGVGERRALATLTGAGPPIPSDALPTAEPTSDNGEGLSFASVQRWMAESSSRISTSRLASLWEFCLQIAAYIDGQGI, from the coding sequence GTGATCACGTCTGATCTGGGCGAGTTCGAACGACTGGCAGCCATCGGATATGATGACCTGAAGCGAGGGTGCTACGATGCAGCATCGGCTCGTCTTTCCGAAGCTTTGGCCCTCTGGAGGGGTACCGCACTTACCGGTGCCACGGAGTTCCTCGCCGATGCCGAGCAGCCCAGGTTCACCGAGTTCAAGATGGCCGCGCTCGAGGGCCGGGTGGAGGCGGACCTGGCGCTGGGGAAACACGATCAGCTCGTGTTGGAGTTAAACGACCTCGTCGAACGGTTCCCCCTGCGCGAGCGCATACGTGCCCAGTTGATGACAGCGCTCTACTGCTGCGGTCGACAGGCGGATGCGCTGGAAGTGTACCGCCGAGGGCGCGAGCTGCTTGCTGAACATCTCGGGGTAGACCCGAGCGCCATGCTAAACAACGTCTTCCAGTCCATACTCAACGGCGAGCTTACGCTCGAAGTCCCCGGGGCGCCGACGCGGAAACTGAATGTAACATCGCGGACGGCGGAGCGTCCGGCATTGCTTCCTCCCGACCTCGCCGATTTCACCGGCCGTGAGTCCCACCTCCGCAGGCTCTTCGCCGAAATGCGATCAGAGGGAAGGGGGCCTCTGGCGATTTCCGGGATGGTCGGAACTGGAAAGAGTTCGCTGGCCGTTCATCTGGCGAATCAATGCCTCCCGGACTTCCCTGACGGCCACCTGTACGTCAACATGAAGGGGGGCGATGATCTATTCCAGGTCCTTGGGAAGTTCATCGAGGCCTTGGGATTGGACGGCGAGCTGCCACAGTCGCTGGAGGAAAGGACGCAGCTATACCGCGCCAAACTCGCGGACCGAAGGATGCTGATCCTAATTGACAATGCCCAAAACGAGAGCCAGGCTCGGATGCTGCTGCCCAGTATAGGGCGGGCGCGCGGCATCGTGACCAGCCGAGTGCGGCTCGCTGTCCTGGATGGCGCCCGACGTGTCGATCTCGGTCCATTCGAACGCGCTGAGGCTCTCGAACTGCTGGGTAAGGTCATCGGCCCTGGTCGGGTCGGTGCGGAAACCGTGGCTGCGGAACGCTTGGTCGAGCTTTGTGAGCATCTCCCACTGGCAGTCCGGATAGCGGCCGCCCGCCTGGCCGCTCGCCCCCACTGGTCACTAGCCCGGTTGCTGCGCCGAATGTCCGATGGTTCGCAGAGCCGCCTTGATGAGTTGCGCATCTCTAATCTGGACCTGAGGGCCGCCCTGAAGCAGAACTACGACCCGCTGCCAGCTACGAAGAAGGCGGCCCTGCAGCGCCTCGCGCTGTTGGGAACGTACACCATTCCTGTCTGGGCGGCGGCTGCGGCTCTGAACGTCCCGGAACGTGAAGCGGAAGACTTGCTGGAGGAACTAGTCGACGCGCGCGTGATCAGCGTCGGTGGGCCTGACCGGGAGGGAAGGTTCCGCTACCGTCTGCCTGAGCTGTTCTTGCTCCTTCTCATGGAGCAAGGGGAGCGGGAGTACGCGAAGGCCGAGCAGACCGCTGTGCACACCCGTGTTCTGCAGACTTGCGTTTCGCGCATGCGGGTTGCGGGCGTGGGCGAGCGGCGGGCACTCGCCACCCTCACAGGCGCCGGGCCCCCGATCCCGAGTGATGCGCTCCCGACTGCGGAGCCTACCAGCGACAACGGCGAGGGTCTCTCCTTCGCGTCCGTGCAGCGATGGATGGCGGAGTCGTCGTCCCGGATCTCGACGAGCCGCCTCGCTTCGCTGTGGGAGTTCTGCCTTCAGATCGCGGCCTACATCGACGGGCAGGGGATCTAG
- a CDS encoding transposase, giving the protein MRGIPGSHQRQFLDVLHHDHAEVEDRVRTNKAMGLHRLASASWEVNCGWVLAANTACDLDAWLCLLALHDHDALAGAGPDTMRLRLCHLPARLARHTRRRFLRLERTWLWAEVFAACWSRLSVLPAVG; this is encoded by the coding sequence ATGCGGGGCATCCCCGGCTCCCACCAGCGCCAGTTCCTCGACGTGCTGCACCACGACCACGCCGAGGTCGAGGACCGGGTGCGCACCAACAAGGCGATGGGCCTGCACCGGCTGGCGTCGGCATCCTGGGAGGTCAATTGCGGTTGGGTGCTGGCCGCGAACACCGCCTGCGACCTGGACGCCTGGCTGTGCCTTCTCGCCCTGCACGACCACGACGCACTCGCCGGGGCCGGGCCCGACACCATGCGGCTACGCCTCTGTCACCTGCCAGCCCGGCTGGCCCGCCACACCCGACGCCGCTTCCTGCGGTTGGAGCGCACCTGGCTCTGGGCGGAGGTGTTCGCCGCCTGCTGGAGCAGACTCAGCGTCCTGCCCGCCGTCGGCTGA
- a CDS encoding helix-turn-helix domain-containing protein, protein MARRFPPLSSWQLEVLKWISDGCPEGVMKGFTYKATAIALQGRRLVVVSKRRGSWSASVTDDGRYYLEHGTYPQREGPASDEVESQDATVRAVRRTAAKKPRAVKTRHVEIRETFMRYRVMVTRVQVAERYVRAADEEDAAKRVQAEFDRPYGYFGSWKTTNSEVEVIEAEQTTVIKPNPLSKEGPLLLSIKDAGKALGLSYSTVTELVNRWEIEHVLIGSRKYISREALMKFIEQNTHRGYHR, encoded by the coding sequence ATGGCGCGCCGGTTTCCGCCTCTCAGTTCCTGGCAGCTTGAGGTCCTGAAATGGATCAGCGACGGCTGCCCTGAGGGCGTCATGAAGGGCTTCACCTACAAGGCCACCGCCATTGCCTTGCAGGGTCGGCGTCTTGTGGTGGTCAGCAAGCGCAGAGGTTCGTGGTCTGCGTCGGTGACCGATGACGGTAGGTACTACCTGGAGCACGGCACCTACCCCCAACGCGAAGGCCCAGCCTCAGATGAGGTCGAATCGCAGGACGCGACGGTCCGCGCGGTGCGGAGGACCGCCGCCAAGAAGCCTCGGGCGGTCAAGACCCGCCATGTGGAGATTCGGGAGACCTTTATGCGATACCGCGTGATGGTGACTCGGGTACAGGTGGCCGAACGCTACGTTCGCGCCGCGGACGAAGAGGACGCGGCCAAGAGGGTGCAGGCGGAGTTCGACCGCCCCTACGGGTATTTCGGCTCATGGAAGACGACTAATTCCGAGGTGGAGGTCATCGAGGCCGAACAGACAACGGTGATCAAGCCGAACCCGCTGTCGAAGGAGGGGCCGCTCCTACTCAGTATCAAAGACGCTGGCAAGGCCCTGGGCCTGTCGTACTCAACAGTCACCGAGCTCGTGAACCGTTGGGAGATCGAGCATGTCTTGATCGGATCGAGAAAATACATCTCCCGTGAGGCGCTGATGAAGTTTATCGAACAGAACACCCACCGGGGGTACCACCGTTAA
- a CDS encoding phosphorothioated DNA-binding restriction endonuclease, whose product MDWVERIAGIRRWSRNGYRAPHKPLLILYALGRFQARGDEPIAYRTAEGHLSRLLEEFGPPKETTPAYPFHHLTTDGLWIVDTAYAHGSPGPYVTRLRECDARGRLAPELVNALGNDPPLLGRIARSLLEANFEPSLHADICMLAGVSPGAAEPGAAGVRRTVRSRDPAFREEVLDAYGHRCAFCGFDGRLDRSTVALEAAHVQWWAFDGPDHPGNGLSLCSLHHKLFDRGVLGLTGERSIAVSQRFTGTGRSAEELVLALHGRPVALPQPGVPDVEVERIDWHHRQVFRAPARSAAAA is encoded by the coding sequence GTGGATTGGGTCGAGCGGATCGCCGGGATCAGGCGGTGGTCGCGGAACGGGTACCGGGCTCCGCACAAGCCGTTGCTGATCCTGTATGCGCTCGGCCGGTTCCAAGCGCGCGGGGATGAGCCGATCGCCTACCGCACCGCCGAAGGGCACCTGTCGCGGCTCCTTGAGGAGTTCGGGCCGCCGAAGGAGACGACCCCCGCCTACCCGTTTCACCACCTGACCACCGACGGCCTGTGGATCGTGGACACCGCCTACGCCCACGGATCCCCCGGGCCGTACGTCACGCGGCTGCGGGAGTGCGATGCCCGAGGGCGGTTGGCTCCAGAGCTCGTGAATGCGCTGGGGAACGACCCGCCTCTGCTGGGGCGCATCGCGCGGTCGCTGCTGGAGGCCAACTTCGAGCCCTCACTGCACGCCGACATCTGCATGCTCGCCGGAGTGAGCCCCGGCGCGGCCGAACCGGGAGCTGCGGGAGTTCGGCGAACGGTCCGGTCCCGGGACCCGGCGTTTCGGGAGGAAGTCCTCGATGCCTACGGCCACCGCTGTGCGTTCTGCGGCTTCGACGGCCGACTCGACAGGAGCACGGTCGCGCTGGAGGCAGCACACGTGCAGTGGTGGGCCTTCGACGGCCCCGACCACCCCGGCAACGGGCTGAGCCTTTGCTCGCTCCACCACAAGCTGTTCGACCGCGGAGTCCTCGGACTCACCGGCGAGCGCTCGATCGCGGTCTCGCAACGGTTCACCGGCACCGGTCGCAGCGCCGAGGAACTGGTCCTGGCGCTCCACGGCCGCCCGGTCGCCCTTCCGCAACCCGGAGTCCCGGATGTCGAGGTCGAACGCATCGACTGGCACCACCGACAGGTCTTTCGCGCCCCCGCCCGGTCGGCGGCCGCCGCCTGA